One Bacillus sp. FJAT-52991 genomic region harbors:
- a CDS encoding YisL family protein has product MESLFFNSTHLHITTWVIAIILFFIALGKYSTGAHMGLRLFYVLVLGTGLLLFIKHHSINDMLYGMKMLAGIFTIGLMEMVLVRKKKGKETSKLLIGAILLLIITLYLGFKLPMGLNFLA; this is encoded by the coding sequence ATGGAAAGTTTATTCTTTAACAGTACCCATCTACATATTACGACATGGGTGATTGCTATCATCTTGTTTTTTATCGCACTTGGAAAATATTCAACAGGTGCGCATATGGGATTAAGATTATTTTATGTCCTTGTGTTAGGGACAGGGTTATTGCTCTTTATTAAACATCATTCGATTAATGACATGCTTTATGGCATGAAGATGCTTGCAGGTATCTTTACCATTGGTTTAATGGAAATGGTGTTAGTGCGCAAGAAAAAAGGAAAAGAAACGAGCAAATTGTTAATTGGAGCAATTTTGCTGTTGATTATTACTCTTTACTTAGGATTTAAATTGCCAATGGGGCTGAATTTCTTAGCTTAA
- a CDS encoding fumarylacetoacetate hydrolase family protein — protein MKFISFRVKGQETYGVYDEKEELVWDLLALAGEQLPNTLIEAIDKVEDLPSVAAKWVEEAGIDAAITASDIEWLAPIPRPSKNVMCIGKNYRDHAIEMGGEESIPTDLMVFTKAPTAVIGCQDSIPAYSNLTEALDYEGELGVIIGKRGKEIKKEDALDYIFGYTIINDVTARDIQKRHKQFFLGKSLDGTCPMGPWIVSADEIKDPHQLNIETKVNGETRQQSNTKYFIFPIDEIISTLSKGMTLEPGDVIATGTPAGVGFGMNPPKLLKSGDTVEITIEKVGTLKNNVR, from the coding sequence ATGAAATTTATTAGTTTTCGCGTAAAGGGACAAGAAACATATGGGGTATATGATGAAAAAGAGGAGCTTGTTTGGGATTTACTAGCATTGGCTGGTGAGCAATTGCCAAATACGCTGATCGAAGCTATTGACAAAGTAGAGGATTTACCAAGTGTTGCAGCAAAATGGGTGGAAGAAGCAGGAATAGATGCAGCAATAACTGCGAGTGACATCGAGTGGTTAGCACCGATCCCACGACCGTCTAAAAATGTGATGTGTATCGGCAAAAATTATCGTGACCATGCGATCGAAATGGGCGGGGAAGAAAGTATTCCAACAGACTTAATGGTATTTACAAAAGCGCCAACAGCGGTCATTGGTTGCCAAGATTCAATTCCTGCCTATTCCAATTTGACAGAAGCACTTGATTATGAAGGGGAACTAGGTGTGATCATCGGTAAGCGTGGGAAAGAAATTAAAAAAGAAGACGCGCTTGATTATATTTTCGGCTATACGATTATTAATGATGTGACGGCTCGCGATATTCAAAAGCGCCATAAGCAATTTTTCCTTGGCAAAAGTTTAGATGGCACTTGCCCAATGGGACCGTGGATTGTTTCTGCTGATGAAATTAAAGATCCGCATCAATTAAATATTGAGACGAAAGTCAATGGAGAAACTCGTCAGCAATCCAATACAAAGTATTTCATCTTTCCTATTGATGAAATTATTTCCACGCTTTCTAAGGGGATGACATTAGAGCCAGGGGATGTGATTGCGACAGGTACTCCAGCCGGGGTAGGCTTTGGGATGAATCCGCCTAAATTATTGAAATCTGGCGATACAGTGGAAATTACGATTGAAAAAGTAGGTACTTTAAAGAATAATGTTCGCTAA
- a CDS encoding alpha-amylase family glycosyl hydrolase: protein MKRRLCSLILLPFLLLYAFPVSAAEKEERKWQDETMYYLMIDRFNNGDNQNNQEVNNNDPSAYQGGDFTGATGRLDHIKDMGFTTLILSPVFQNEKGGYHGYWTTDFYKTNKQFGTMKELKKLVDEAHERDLKVLIDLPVTRVSTTHPWTKDAEKADWFTNKSEVGPEKWLGEMATLNLENEEVTKELIKVANYWIEQAKIDGYYLSDATSAPVSFWEKFSKELDKDVYLLGESSEEDVNVSKLAEYQKAGLDGMMNGAMMSPAREQFKTVNQSSSETPNLLKEVETTWEDPQLSANYLDTNKTTRFTRDTVQENNFPGTRWMLALTYLYTIPGTPVVYYGSEIALDGGEGTENHGLMNFRIDKELIDYMKKIGDLRQQLPALTRGSYEPLYEKDGMVVFKRKYQDETIIVAINNTDKTQKVTIPAKELANDKELRGLLNDNLSREENGEYTIILDREQSEIFALADKSGINISFIVALAAVYIIFMVFIYLVWKRGRAAR from the coding sequence GTGAAAAGGAGATTGTGCTCGTTAATATTATTACCGTTTCTTCTTTTATACGCCTTTCCTGTTAGTGCGGCAGAAAAAGAAGAACGCAAATGGCAAGATGAAACCATGTATTATTTAATGATAGATCGCTTTAATAATGGCGATAATCAAAATAATCAAGAAGTCAATAATAATGATCCTTCAGCTTATCAGGGCGGTGATTTTACAGGTGCTACTGGCAGACTGGATCATATTAAGGATATGGGATTTACGACACTGATTCTTAGTCCAGTTTTTCAAAATGAAAAAGGTGGCTATCATGGCTACTGGACGACTGATTTTTATAAAACAAATAAGCAATTTGGAACAATGAAAGAGCTGAAAAAGTTAGTCGATGAAGCGCATGAGCGTGATCTAAAGGTGCTTATCGATCTTCCAGTGACGCGTGTGAGCACGACTCATCCTTGGACAAAAGATGCTGAAAAAGCAGACTGGTTTACAAATAAAAGTGAAGTAGGACCTGAGAAATGGCTTGGAGAAATGGCAACGCTCAACTTGGAAAATGAGGAAGTAACGAAAGAGCTCATTAAAGTGGCGAACTATTGGATCGAGCAGGCAAAAATTGATGGTTATTATTTAAGTGATGCGACATCTGCACCTGTCTCTTTCTGGGAAAAGTTTTCTAAAGAATTGGATAAAGACGTTTATTTACTTGGGGAAAGCAGTGAGGAAGATGTGAATGTAAGCAAGCTTGCGGAATACCAAAAAGCTGGCTTAGATGGAATGATGAATGGGGCAATGATGTCTCCGGCACGTGAACAATTCAAAACTGTCAATCAAAGCTCAAGTGAAACTCCGAATCTTTTAAAAGAAGTAGAAACGACATGGGAAGACCCGCAATTATCTGCTAATTATTTAGATACGAATAAGACGACAAGGTTTACTCGTGATACAGTTCAGGAAAACAATTTTCCAGGAACTCGTTGGATGCTCGCTTTAACTTATCTTTATACAATCCCAGGTACACCTGTTGTATATTATGGATCAGAAATTGCTCTTGATGGAGGAGAAGGGACAGAAAACCATGGTCTCATGAATTTTAGAATCGACAAAGAGCTTATTGATTATATGAAGAAGATTGGAGATCTTCGTCAGCAATTGCCAGCTTTGACAAGAGGGTCATATGAGCCGTTATATGAAAAAGATGGCATGGTCGTATTTAAGAGAAAATATCAAGATGAAACAATCATTGTTGCTATCAATAATACAGATAAAACGCAAAAAGTAACGATTCCAGCAAAAGAGCTTGCTAATGATAAAGAGTTACGTGGTCTTTTGAATGATAATTTATCTCGAGAGGAGAATGGAGAATACACGATTATCCTTGATCGAGAACAATCAGAGATATTTGCTTTAGCTGACAAATCAGGAATTAATATCTCCTTTATTGTTGCACTTGCTGCTGTATATATTATTTTTATGGTATTCATCTATCTTGTTTGGAAACGTGGAAGAGCAGCAAGATAA